The following proteins are encoded in a genomic region of Cercospora beticola chromosome 8, complete sequence:
- the AOX1_2 gene encoding Alternative oxidase, mitochondrial precursor, which yields MSCTRTYATHAFLTKPSAASVLRAINGSTATTAARPSFIGLQHQVATRNLSTSRTIQKKQSQDYFPEPDAPNIRETPPAWEHPVYTYEQMNQVQVARREVKTMSDRVALAFVRLLRWSLDTVSGYRKGAGQMTERQYMIRNIFLESVAGVPGMVAGMLRHLHSMRRLKRDNGWIETLLEESYNERMHLLTFLKMGEPGWFMKVAVLGAQGVFFNAFFVSYLISPKTCHRFVGHLEEEAVLTYTREIEDLDAGRLPQWEKMTAPDIAVKYWKMPADRRTMRDLLLYIRADESKHREVNHTLGNLDQKEDPNPYVSEFHDEETPHPVKDLRHQKPTGWEREEVIGKLGKPAHVELLKEA from the exons ATGAGCTGCACCAGAACATACGCAACACACGCCTTCTTGACCAAGCCGTCCGCTGCTTCGGTCCTTCGAGCCATCAATGgctccaccgccaccacagcTGCCCGGCCCAGCTTCATCGGTCTGCAACATCAGGTCGCCACACGCAACTTGAGCACATCGAGAACTATACAGAAGAAGCAAAGCCAAGACTACTTCCCCGAGCCCGATGCTCCAAACATCAGAGAAACACCTCCAGCATGGGAACATCCCGTCTACACCTACGAGCAGATGAACCAAGTCCAAGTCGCCAGACGAGAAGTCAAAACCATGTCCGACCGCGTCGCTCTCGCTTTCGTACGACTACTTCGATGGAGTTTGGATACCGTCTCAGGCTACCGCAAAGGAGCAGGACAGATGACTGAGCGACAATATATGATCcgcaacatcttcctcgaatCGGTCGCTGGTGTTCCAGGCATGGTCGCCGGCAtgcttcgccatcttcattCCATGCGTCGCCTGAAGCGAGACAATGGCTGGATCGAGACACTGCTCGAAGAGTCCTACAACGAGCGCATGCATTTGCTCACATTCCTCAAGATGGGAGAACCAGGATG GTTCATGAAAGTCGCCGTCCTCGGCGCCCAAGGCGTCTTCTTTaacgccttcttcgtctcctACCTCATCTCCCCCAAGACCTGCCACCGCTTCGTCGGCcatctcgaagaagaagccgtctTGACCTACACCCGCGAGATCGAAGATCTCGACGCCGGCCGTCTACCCCAATGGGAGAAGATGACCGCACCAGACATTGCAGTCAAGTACTGGAAAATGCCAGCTGATCGACGCACGATGCGAGATCTGCTGTTATACATTCGCGCCGACGAGAGCAAGCATCGAGAAGTGAACCATACTCTGGGGAATTTGGATCAAAAGGAAGATCCAAATCCTTATGTCTCGGAGTTCCACGATGAGGAGACGCCGCATCCGGTGAAAGATTTGAGGCATCAGAAGCCGACGGGgtgggagagggaggaggtgATCGGAAAGCTTGGCAAGCCGGCACACGTGGAGCTTTTGAAAGAGGCGTAG